In Centroberyx gerrardi isolate f3 chromosome 14, fCenGer3.hap1.cur.20231027, whole genome shotgun sequence, the genomic stretch gcacatcttttgttctgttcttttggtttgatgtagtttgttttCCCTTTAGTTTTAGTTGATAAATcataacttttactttggcgtgTGGCTCCCTCATTATTGCTTCCTTGAGCCCGGTTGTAACATAGGAAATATTGGCCAGATGATTTGATCATGTGTCTTACCATTTAGAACCAGCATTTAAAAATAATCATTGACCAAAGTGGGGCGCTATACAGTAATTTACTGAAATCTAAATAACAGGCTACACCTACATAGGCTGTAGGCTACAATAATACACCAATATAAATCTGCCTTGTTTGAGCTACAGATTTAACTTTTGCACATGTAGGCCTATGCAATTTATAAATGTATACCTGTCGCCCAGATAATGGACATTTTGGTTTTTGTCACCATTAGCAGAGCATTAAGACCATGCTGTATGGCCCCTAAAGGCTCCTAGCAAACATTTTCACCTTGAGTAATTGTATGTCGGCCTCCATTAACGTTGAAAACCTATATGGTGCCAAAACTAAAGTGGAGCCGACGTCCCACCTGCATCTTTCTAATATCCgttcaaaacagttttctgGTTTAATGTGAATGTTTACCGTGCCATAACGTCATatggtgaaaatgttgtggttgTTTGGGTTGACTTGACCACCTCCTGCACGTAGCCTACGTCGCCGTCCGTCCAATGCTTGCTGGGTAAATTTATATGGCCAAATTATCAAATTAAAATAAGGGATTTCAGGTGTCACGTTTTTTTTGTGGTATTTTATCATTATCAGAAATAATGCCACAAATTATTGTCGGATTTGGCCAGTTGgtgtatttatgtattaatGCCCACCCGCTCGTGCACTGCCCACCCCCACTGCCAGCTTCCGCTCGCATTGTAGGGAGGGCGAGAGAAAGAAGATTGAAGAGCGAAAATGGGAGTAGAAATTGAGACCATAAACCCGGGCGATGGTGGGCATAATCAGTTTTTTCCCCGTTGGATTACGGTATAATGTTGGTGGTTTTCTTTACAGACGCTATAGTTTATTAAGATTTAACGTTTTCGCCATATTCTCCATCTTTCAGGGCGAACATTTCCGAAGAAGGGACAGCGCGTCGTTGTGCACTATGTCGGTGAGTGAGGAGGCTAGACTAAGGGCAGAGGCTACTGAACGGGACTGAATGATTTGTGAAATGTGCCTTTAGCTACTCAGAGCCTGTTACCCATCTGCTGTGTGTAAATCAACTGgtttcttgattttggcaacCAAAGGAACGTTAGCTAactgggaaaatgtattttaggcCCCCGGAGCCGCAGAAGACGGTTCTCCACTATACGCTGAGTATGTGCTGTTTTAGCTGGCTAGCCGTAGCGGCTAACATTAAGTGTCCAATTGAACAAATCGCCTGTCGTGTCTGTGCGGCTCAagttggctagctaacgttatattGAATCAATCGCTGTAGCGTAGTTGGCATTAACTCGCTGACTAGTTCGCGTTCGCCAAGCGACTCGTTAATTTACACAGTTCCCAGCTAACGTTATTGTAGTACCGTTAGATGGACCGTGTGACAACGAGCTGTGTGCCGTAGCTGCTGCCAGCCATCTAGCTAACATCACAGCATCGACTGGCCCTATggtaacttaacgttagcaGTTAGCATGTTGCTTGGGGAGAAAAGTGGGATTCAAACACCCAAAGCTACCCTTGGAGTAACGTAACAAGCCATCGCCTTTTATTTCAACAGGCTCACTGACAGATGGATTTATTTTTGACTCCTCGAGGGACCGGGGAAAGCCGTTCAAATTCAAGATTGGACACCAGGAGGTTATTCGTGGTTGGGAAGACGGGATATCCCTGGTGAGGAGGGGCTTTTCTCATTGGAAATGTTTATTCTGtaactactaataataacaataatgggCTCTATATTTTGGAATACCGTCACTAAATACAAATAGCATAATTGATATAGTACTGCTcaataatattaaataataataatatataataataatatatttctGCTTTTCATCACCTCTACAGATGAGTGTAGGCCAGCGGGCCAAGCTGACCTGCTCACCAGACTTTGCCTATGGCAGCAAAGGGCACCCAGGGATCATCCCACCCAACGCTACTCTCATCTTCGATGTGGAGCTGCTTGGTCTGGAAGCCTGAAACTTGTGCACTTGTTTAATTCCACTCAAATTTTCAGGGTGAGAGGAACAGCTGTTGAACGAACAGCATGATTTTGCATGTGCGTGTTATGATTTTGCATGTTGTGGATACAGTGCAGACAGGGTAACATCTGTATGGCTTTAGGATGGGGTGTTTTGCTACAGATGGATGCTGCATCAAAGCGCCTCAGAGCAATTCAATGTAAAGATTCACTGAGACTTGGAGACAATGCATAAGCGATAGctacatcaaatcctgtgtattgataaatgatcCAGGTCAGCTTGAGTGCTTCATTTATCACCCCAATCCTGAAGTCTGTGGTATCATTTTTCAGCACTTATGCTTATGTTCAAGTGCTAAACATGTACAGTGTCTTTACATTTATCCTTAGTAATTTACCCGATTATGTTAAGAGCTTAAATGGCATGTGTTTAACAAGCCTAGGTGTCCATGTCCTGTAATCCCCTCatgtctctccctcttagcCACAGAACTAAAATCCCTTTCCCTCCACTACAGGTTGACTCCTATCTCGGGAACATGGAGGAAAATGTTAACAGATGATTCCTGCTCTTGATTCCTGCATAGGACCTATGTCTATAGCTTCACTACTTCACTCTCCTTTCCATTTAGATACAAATTGTGTTATGTCACTTGCTTTAAAACCTTATCCTTCGTACTATACTTTAGATTCCATACAGTAACAAGTCATAGGCCATACCTTTCCATGTATTTTGTCATATTCTGCTATGTATTTTTTATggtgatgttttttatttgacttcAAATTTACAAAGTGTATCTGCCATCAGGACCAGGTTTGGATAAGTGTCATCCATGGAAATATTGAATTGATCTCATTCCTGTGGCTCTATGTGGCCTTTCACTAAAGTTGTATTGATTGCAGGTAATGAATTgttctgaataaaaaaaaaaaaaaaaaagaataaattgtTGTTTGACACAATGACATTTCTATGAATTACCTTTGTGATACATTTTGTTATTGGGcttaattagaaaaaaaaaacatgtatggGATACATTGCAGCAAGGGAAATGCATGATCAAGCACATTATTGCCATAAACACAAGTTGCTGCAAATGCAGGAATTGCTTTGTCTATATTGCAGCATAAATTCTTAATTTATAAGAGTAAGATGACTTTTTGTCTTTTACCCAAAGTGTCCAAACCAGCGTAAAGACATAACTTTCCGTCTTGTTGATTGCTTGTACATTTGGGGACTTAAAAAACGGTGAAACTGTTCTTTGCCAAAAGAAAGTGTCTTGTGGAGAAAAAGCTATTGAACTTTGGCAGAAGGTTTTTAAATTTGCATGGTAAGTTCCCCCACAAAGGTTTTGAGGCACATCTTGGGGATTGTGATTGTCTTTATTTCAAGGAGTTGTGTGTAACAAGCTGTGGATGTTCTTAAAGCTCTGTTCCTTACTCTCAACACATTAAAAGAGTGaattttaccacaaactgctgTTCTTCCTTCCCTCGGGTGTTTGTAGCCTACTGTGTTCAACATTAGTATTCACTTAAAATAGGCTCAGCCTTTATCATTCTCACTAatttataaattaattaatacgTAGTGGTCTCACTGCACACTCtaatagaaaaacagacaaaggcatctgtttattttcaaagagGAAGGGGAAACGTATCCAGGGGTTCTTACATTAAATATTCTACAGTTTCTTGTGCAATTGTAACGCATACAGTTCATAACTGCTTCATTGCTTTTATATAGACAATGGAAAATCTATTTTGTAAGTAATTGGAATGCAGGCTATGCAATAAAATATAGTAAAATGGAAAAGGGCAAACTACACGCCAAGCATTTATAAATTTAGAAGTGCATTTCTTAACATCGAGGAaaaattgttgtttttgaattgaagtcaaacaaatgggggaaaaaagctaAAATTTACAACTGACCAATTTTGAATATTGTAATAGTGTGAATTTCAAAGACTGCAATATGTGCTGTTCCAACCACAGATAAATTGCACTGTTAATATGATTTAATTCAATTTGGTATTGCGAGTAACAGCCCTAATCCTGCCTCAGATAGACCTGTTAAATTGGATCGCTACCACTGAAACCTACTGGAAAGATCCCTGAAAGCTAGAACATTGCTCTTTTCTTTGCATAATAAGGCTGACACTGGTAaccatacacacatttacatcatgttttgttgttacaATTGAGCCATTTCAATTTATACACAAAAGGGACACTGGTAAGATCAGTATTCACATTTGAGTAATAACAATGCTCAAACCTATGATACATACATTATTAATATAATTAAATTGTAATACAATGCTGTGGAAGCAGCCTACATTGTTTTGACGCAAGGATTAACCTTTCAAGTGTTCAATAGTTTCTTGCGGCTGTGCAAATATTTTTGTTACACTTGACATCAGAAAATAAATCACTGTATCCAAAGACATTTATCTTGTGATaggtaaagaaaagaaactgcTCACCCAAGTCCTTCATTCATTTAGCTGTGGATCAGGGCCAGATATAGCCGTCTTGGAAAGGTGGgcaaatgaaaacatcacagcaggaaAGCCTCTGGTTTGTATTGAAGAACTTAAAGATATTTTAGAAAATGTTCTCCTAATCAAAGCCTGCCCAGAAATATATGATATGCAGTAGATACACATGGAATGAAGTCAGGTACACTTTTTTTACCCTGCTCATACACTCACCTAAagagtttatttttgtttttgttggcctGATAGTGCCTTAAAACGTTGGTACAAACATGCGTGGCTTTCATCAGTCAATTACTGgccacaaaatacaaaaatagtgtCTTTCCTGATTCTCAGCAGCCATTAAGAAAGATGAGTGGGGTAAATGTACCAACAATCTTAAAGCATAATCCGATGTTTTCAATggtgtgaaaaaaatgaatggctTCCACTTTTTCCCACCTAGACCCACTGTGCCACATGGAACTGTTTGTGATCAAGACAGGGAAATACTACTGAAAATAGAGGAATAAAAGATGAGAAGTGAGCACCTGACTTCAGacatgttttcttcttctccctttcaTTAAATGTAATATCTGAATATCTCCGCCCAAATGAGGGCATCTGGGTTCATCTAAATCTGGTGCAAGCTGTTTGATTCTAGCATCAGGATCATAGCCCCACTGTGGGCATTAGAGGAGAGATTTCAAAATAGAAAGCATTTTCACACAAGATTTTATATACAGCACTAGAGGGTTCATGTATGGGATTGGATTTTGTATCAAAAGGTTCAAGATTCAAAGAAGGCTTTCTAGCCTGGTAAAATGGTGAGAAATTGGCAGGGCTAAACCGTCTCTCTAGGCTACATGCAACGGGCCGCATAGTGAAAACCACTTAAACTGCAGGCAGAGGCAGGACATCTATCTGAATCATGAAACATTCTCTATTGTACTACTAATCCTTTGTTCCTCTAAGGCAAGGCATGACCACAGAATCACAAGGGCATTATGGTAAATCTAATAATCATAAGAGGGGCTATCCAACGCATGGTAATAACCGAAATGCAATCAAATCTGAAGCGAAGTCAACATGGCTGTGGCTGCAGAGGTTTGGAGGTGCATTGTTACTGAGGAGGATGTAATGTAAGGAGGAGCGGAAAATCTCAGATCGGCGTTGCCCCGTTCATGTTGGTAGGCCCGCGCCCCCTGCCTGTGGCCTGGCGGCGAAGCGAATGCAGGGCCACAGCGCAGCAGCCTCTCAGCAGGGACCCGATGTGATACATGGGCATGACTCCCCGCGGCGCCCCTCGGCACAGCCAGGCCACCGTCGGGACCACCGGCACCGCCAGAGCCAACAGATCCACCAGGAAGTAGCGGCTCCAGTGGCACAGCTGAGGGGAATGCTCGTCTTCATTCGCGTCTTCGATTTCCCCATTGTTCCCCTCTTCCATCTCCAGTactgtagcctcctgcctctctAACGGCTGAGCGAGAGGCTGCGGTTGGCAGGTGTGCGGCCCTGTCGGCACCTTTGACACCTCCTCTGGCTTGTCAGGAGGTAGCGGCTCTATACTGTAGGGACACtcgagaggggaagagggaggcaAGCAGGGCGGAAACACATGTGGCACCGAGGGGCTGATGTCTGCTGTCGCTAAGGAAATGACGCTCAGCTCTTCGCCGGCGCTTTCCTCTGAGACCCGGGTCATGATGGGGCTACAGGCCTGGGAGCGGACCTCCGgcctcttctctgctgcagcagcggCGGGGGTAGGGATAGGATCAGCGACAGGGGCGggagctgctgccgctgctgggGGGGGCTCCTCCTGAGGTAAGTGCAGGAACAAGTGATGATGGGGGAGGTAGGTGTGTCCACTGCACCTGCAGCTGCTACTGAGTGTGTGGCAGGAGTGTGAGATCGGCAACATGGCCCCCCCGGTGCACAGCTTCTCGTAGGTCGAGGAGCGAGGCACGGTCGGGGGGCCTCGGACGTGGGCGGGCGCCGGCAGCTGCTCTGAGAGGAGCGCTGCCTCCAGGAGCAGGTGGGTTTGGCCTGCCGGTCGGGGCGCTCCGCTTACCTCGGGAGCGTTTAAGTCGCGCTCCAGCTGCAGAGCCAGCGCTTCGCTGCTCAGCCGGGTGTAGGTGGTGCTGCGGCTCAGGGTGCTGGCCGGGGAACAGCCACAGGAGCGGGACTTCCCACCGGGCCGAGCTCCCTGCAGCACTGGGTATGGCTTGTGGTCGTGAGGGTCTTGTTCGCGGGCGCTGAGGTTGGTCCTCACTGACTCTACCACCTCCTGGAGGTGCTGGATCTCCTTGCGGGCATCTTTCAGGGCCAGCTGGGCCTCCACACGGTGGCATTCCTCCTCTATCCAGTCCTCCTGCATCCTGTACAGCTGGGTCCTCAACTCATCTATCTCACAGTCCCTGATAGAATAAAAAGGATTAAGGAATAGCAGACTTATTTAGGAGAGTTAAATCCTTTTTATGGAAGGTACAAAGCATGGGAGCTTAGCCCAGAGAAAGCCTAGAAACAGAAAACTTGCAAGTTTAGGTCATGTTGTGGGTAGGACCATGAAATTGCAGATATGACTTGCAAAAATACAGGAGACTGTAGGGCCATCTCCAACTACAGACAACTAATAGTaaaacaatacaatgcaattttACAAACTAATCACATTGCCCATTTATTTAACAAATTTATATAATTGCTTGTGCAACATCTTTGTCCTGCAATGAATGCCACCATGGACCCTTTAGATCTAGTGTTAATCAAAGATCAAAGCATATTTGTGACTGTTGTTGTGATGCCAAAGACACCAGGAATGTTTCCAGGAAATAACTCATACGACATGAACAACAGCAACAGTATGTGACAGAAATATAACTGATGTCTCAAGATTCACCTGTGCTGTAGTCTTTCGACATTGTCCCTCAGTCTGGCTCGCAGGTGTCGTATACACACCTCCTTCTGCTGCAGGGGTGTGAGGTACTGGTCCGGGGTGGGGGGCCTGATCCCATGGTTATCAACGCAGGCTGTGTGCTTCGCCTGTCGCCTGAAGTGACACACACAGGCGAGGAAGTACATTTGCATAAAATGTTTCACTTTATCACATTGTGAGAACTCTAATCAAGAGTCCATTCAAAGAAGCCGGGGTGAACTGGTGAGTGCCTGTTTAAGAAAGCAGCTGACAGCGATAATAGCATAGCAATAACACCTGGGAGGGCGCTCTCAATAGATTATGGGTATGACAGCCATGCAATATTATATACTACAAGGCACAGCTGAGTACtaataattacagtaaagaaTGTCCTTAATGGTATTATGGCCAATACAGGTATACTAGAACGTTTTCTTCACAGTACTTACATAAGAATTAACAAGTGAAAAGTATCTTAGCACTAGTTACTTGTttgccagctgtgagcatcttggcaaataatgtaaCAAGTGTGAGCGTTTTCTATGACACATGGATAAAGACAACACTTCTAATCTTTTAGCAGGATCACTGAGACAGCAAAGGGTTTGGAGTAGACAGATGTTGCAaattatttgtttacagtcttgGATAACAGCATGATTACTGAGTGACGAGATTAATAGTTTGGCCATAAAGAACAACAAACTGTATTGATCATCTCATTTATTATACTGCAGCAG encodes the following:
- the fkbp1aa gene encoding FKBP prolyl isomerase 1Aa encodes the protein MGVEIETINPGDGRTFPKKGQRVVVHYVGSLTDGFIFDSSRDRGKPFKFKIGHQEVIRGWEDGISLMSVGQRAKLTCSPDFAYGSKGHPGIIPPNATLIFDVELLGLEA
- the snpha gene encoding syntaphilin, with translation MSLTPSRKPSAGQRRRSVGTSGGSGRYSHSDTSNTNTYPGRGRAAESSPTARTYPSTPRRQAKHTACVDNHGIRPPTPDQYLTPLQQKEVCIRHLRARLRDNVERLQHRDCEIDELRTQLYRMQEDWIEEECHRVEAQLALKDARKEIQHLQEVVESVRTNLSAREQDPHDHKPYPVLQGARPGGKSRSCGCSPASTLSRSTTYTRLSSEALALQLERDLNAPEVSGAPRPAGQTHLLLEAALLSEQLPAPAHVRGPPTVPRSSTYEKLCTGGAMLPISHSCHTLSSSCRCSGHTYLPHHHLFLHLPQEEPPPAAAAAPAPVADPIPTPAAAAAEKRPEVRSQACSPIMTRVSEESAGEELSVISLATADISPSVPHVFPPCLPPSSPLECPYSIEPLPPDKPEEVSKVPTGPHTCQPQPLAQPLERQEATVLEMEEGNNGEIEDANEDEHSPQLCHWSRYFLVDLLALAVPVVPTVAWLCRGAPRGVMPMYHIGSLLRGCCAVALHSLRRQATGRGRGPTNMNGATPI